In Halopiger aswanensis, the DNA window CAGCTACATACCGTCTGACTGACTATTTATTCATAATGAGTGACACGGATCTCTTCGCGGCTGCGACCGACGATACGCACGCACAGATGATGCAAGCGACCTACGAAGCGCTGCGGAAACACGGCTACTCCGAACTAACGATCCAGCGCATCGGCGACGAGTTTCCCAAGAGCAAGTCGCTGATCTACCAGCACTACGACAGCAAGGACGAACTGCTCGTCGCCTTCCTCGAGTACCTCCTCGAGCAGTTCGAGGCGGATCTGCCGATCGGCGACGACTTCGAGAACGCCAAAGAACACCTCGAGATGCTCATCGAGTACGCCCTCCCGAACGAGTTCGGCGACGATCACCTCGATTTCGCGAGGGCCGTCGAAGCGCTGCGCGGGCAAGCGCCCCACGACGAGGCTTATCAGGAGCAGTTCGCCGCAACCGATGCGTTCTACCGGCGCCTCACCGCCGACGTCATTCGGGTCGGGATCGAGCAGGGTGTCTTCCGCGACGTCGATCCCGAGCAGACGGCTGCGTTTATCGTCGCAAGCGTCCACGGCGCACGAAATCAGCGCGTGACCGCCGACACGGCGGCTCCGGTCCGCGCCGCGCGCCGGGAACTCGAGCAGTACATTCGGACGCGACTGGTCGCCGACGACCAGTGACCCGGACAGGAGGCGGGTAACTCAGAGCTTGTGCCGAAACGCCCGCAACGCGTTCTCTCCCGTCTCCGTCAGCGAGACCTGCTTCGTGCGGCCGACGGACTCGACCTCGATGTAACCGACCTCGAGCAGCGGCTCGACGATCCGGTTGTTCAGCAGGGCGAACTTCGCCTTCTCGTTTGCGGGATCGGACTTAGTCATGAACTCGAGGGACTCCTCCTCCGCGAAGTCGATAAGGTCGCTCTTTTTCGGCGTGTAGACCGCGGTATCGGCGCCGTCGATGTAGTTCAGGATTCGGACCTGATCCGTCGACGGCGTCTCGAGCGGGTAGGAGGGAAGCTGTTCGGCCATCGCCATCCCCTCGGTGCGGGGCCGCTCGTCGACCGGATGGGCGCGGGATTTCGGGTGGACGTAGTAGCCGCTCGCATCGGTCGCCATACACGCCAGTGCAGCACCGATGTCCGCCAATTTCGGACCGCTCGAGACGTTGACGCGGACGATATCGTCCTCGTAGTCGGCGGCGATCGTCGTGATCTCCCCGAGGACGTCGTACATGTCGCCGAAATCGGTGTCGCGGACGTGGACGGTGACGCCGTGGCTGGAGAGGTCCTCGACGAGCGACTCGTGATAGGACGCCTCGGCCGCGTCGTCGTCGGCGAGCAGGTAGAGGATATCGGCGCCGTACTCGAGAACGGGGGCTTTGATCCGATCGAACTCGAATCCCAGCGGCGCGATGTGGACTTCGACGATCGATCGGAGTTCCGTCTCTCCTGTCATTGTAGATAGTATTAGTAGTAAGGATACTATAGTAGTATCGGTTGTATGTATAGTAACAGGATAGACCTGAATATATCCCGCCGTATAGACGTAGATATGTCACAGCGACAACAGCGCCGACGGGAGAGCGAGCACGGACTCGAAATCGACGCGGCGCTCGCGCTGCTGGGGGACGACTACGCCCAGGAGATCCTCGCGGTCCTCATCGAGGACCCCGCGACGGCCAAGGAGCTCACGGAGCGGTGTCCCGGCTCGCGCGTGACGATCTATCGGCGGCTGAACCGCCTCGAGGAGGCGGGGCTCGTCGAGACCGAGATCCGGATCCGCAGCGACGGAAACCACTGCGAGCGGTATCGGCTCGCGGTCGACGAGATCACCGTCTCGATCACCGAAGAGGGGTTCGAGGCCGAACTGCGGCCGTCGTCGGACGGGGAATAAGAGAAAGCGGAGGAGTCAACTGAACTTCTGGACCGTGACGTCGAGCGTGTCGAGGTCGACGATCGGCGCGTACCCCGCGTCGGGGTCGATGTTGACGCTCTTCTGGAAGTCAGTCTGGGCCTGCCAGCAGCCGGAGTTGATCGCGAGCACGTTGTGGTACTTGCCGAACCCGAGTTTGTGGACGTGGCCGGTGTGGAAGATGTCGGGCACCTCGTCGATGACCAGGTAATCCTTCTCTTCGGGTGCAAGTCGGGTGTGGCCCCCGAACTGCGGGGCGACGTGGCGCTTCTTTAAGAGCTGGTACATCGCCTTGTGGGGATCGTCGTAGCTGGCCTTCTCCTCGGGGAGTTCCGCGATCACCTCGTCCAGCGAGACGCCGTGGTACATCAGCACGGAGACGCCCTCGACGGTCACCGTCGACGGGTTGCTCACGATCTCCGGATCGTGGGCCGACATGATCTCCCGGAGTTCCTCGTCGAAGCCGGGTTGGGGTTCCGCGAGGCGAACCGCGTCGTGGTTCCCCGGAATCATGACGATCTCGAGATCGCCGGGTACCTTCTTCAGGTGTTCGCTGAAGGCCTCGTACTGCTCGTAGATGTCGATGATGTCGAGTTCCTCGTCCTGGTCGGGGTAGACGCCGACGCCCTCGACCATGTCGCCGCCGATCAGGAGGTACTCGACGTGCTGGGCCTGTTCCGTGTGGAGCCAGTCGGCGAAGCGGTCCCAGGCGTCTGCCATGAACTCCTCGCTGCCGACGTGGACGTCGCTGATCAGCGCCGCCTGGACGTGGCGGTCTGCCGTCGACGGCTCGTAGGTCCGGGGGACGTCGGGGAAGTACATCGAGTCGACGAAGGCGATCCCCGAATCGTCCGCGAGGGTACCCTCCATCGCCAGCGCCTCGTCGCAGAGCAGTTCGTCGACCAGATCGACGTAGTCGCGATCCTTCATCACCAGCCACGGGAAGGTCCCCGTGGCGTCCTCGAGTTCGATCAGCCAGTGGCCGCTGGCGGTCGACCGGATGTCGTTGACCAGCCCGACCATCGCGACCTCGCTGCCGCCGGGCATGTCCTGGATGGCCGTGGCCGGCCGGTGGTTGACGCGCCCGCGGAGCTTCGATCCGAGGCGCTCGAGCCGGTCACGGAACACGGAGACGAAGTCCTCGTACTCACCCGTTCCGGTACTCTGGCCGGTCATATCGCCCTCGATCTCGAGCGAACGGAGGTCGGGATCGACGGTCCGCTCGATTGGTTCCGACCCCTCCGTTTCAACTGGAGAGTGGGTTGCCGAATCGCCCGACACGGGTGCGTCGGTTCCAGTTGAAACGGAGGGGGTAGGCTCCCCGCGAGCGTCGATCGATTCGGTCGTCGGAGACGGCGTCGAACTCGAGACCGCGTTTACCGCCGCCTCGACGTGCTCGCTGCGAACGACCAGGGCGTCGTCGGGAATCTCGTCGAGAAGGTGCTCGAGCACCGCGTCGGGATCGTCCGCGGCCGCGAGTTGCGTGACCGCCTCGCGTTCGGCGTTGTAGCCGCGACTGGTGAGTTCGCTGACGATCCGGGCGTGGCCCTCGAGCGGCACACGACTCGCATTCGCGACGGGGATAAAAAGGATAGCGGAACGCCCGGAGTGGCCGAGTCACTCACAGTCACGGACGCTGGCGATCGATCCGTCGCGATCGCGAGCCGCGACGGTCGATCCGCAACGAGCCGACTCGAGCAGAAGGTTGATTTCCGATCCCAGCAAAACCCCGACCAATGAGCGGTCCCGACCCGGGTAGTTCCGACGACGAGCGAACCGACGGCGGTAGCGGTCCTCGCCGCGGCTCGAGCGACCAGAACGGTCGGTCGCCCGACGCACCGGCCGCAGGCGGGGACGAGTCCGGCGCCGACGTCACCATCGAGGACGACGGCATCGTCCGCTGGTTTCTGCGCACCGACGAGGAAACGATCGTGCTCGCGCGAGACGTCGTGAGCAGCGTCGCCATCGTCGCCGTCATCGGACTCCTGCTGTTCGCGGTCAGCGGCATCTGGCCGCCGCTGGTCGCCGTCGAGAGCGAGAGCATGGTCCCGAATATGCAGAAGGGTGATCTGATCTTCATCACCGATTCCGATCGGTTCGTCGGCGACAACCCGGTCGAGGGAACCGGCGTCGTCACGCTCGAGCGGGCCCAGGAAACCGGCTACGAGAAGTTCAACCGACCCGGTGATGTCATCATCTTCAAACCAGACGGCAGCGAGTACGAGACGCCGGTGATACACCGCGCGCACTTCTGGGTCGAGGAGGGCGAGAACTGGGTCGACACCAAGGCCGACGAAGAGATCACCGGCGGGGTAACCTGCGAGCAGGTGCGGACCTGCCCCGCGCCCCACGACGGCTTCGTCACGAAGGGCGACAACAACGACGGCTACGACCAGTTCGGCAATAGCGTCAGTACCGTCGTCAAGCCCGAGTGGGTCACCGGGAAGGCGACGTTCCGGGTCCCGTGGCTCGGCCACATCCGGCTGGCGTTCGATAAGCTGTTCAGCGGGACAATCGCGCCGTCGCCGACGGTCTGGGACGCGGGACTGGACCCCGCCTCGCCGCAGCTCACCAGTGGACCGAACGGACCGACTGCCGTCGACGGAGTCAGCGCCGGCGCTGGCGTCGGCGCGGGAACCGGAATCGCAGCCGGGACCGCCGCGGCCGCGATCGGTCGCTCTCGTCGGTAACAGTCCGTCGAGTCTCGTTCGCCCTGCGTTGCCCACTCCTTCTACTCGAACGGATCCGAACGGATCGCGAGAGAACTCGATACTCGAGCGGCAAACGAATTCCTCGAGAGGCAACAGATACGTCGAGAGAGACGGCTCCGATCAGTCGTCACTCGAGCCGTCCGTCGTCACCTCGAGCCGCAGCGAGTCGCCGTCGTGGAGTTCGGTCTCGGTCGGGTCGACGTCCTCCCCGTTGACGGCGAACGCGATGTCGGTCCCGTCGTCGCGTCCGTCGTAGACCGTCCCGTCGACGGTGACGACGTGGTTTCCGTCCGCTCGTTCGTAGGCGAAGTGGGGGAGGAGATCGATCCCTTCCGCGAACGTCACCCGGTCCCCCTCCATGTACCAGTGTTCGTGGCCCTCGTGGAGGTGAAAATCCATGGACGAGTTGTCGGCGTTCTCGGCCTGAAACCGGGGCGCCTCGAGATCGATCGGCTCGCCGTCAACGGTGACTTCGATGGTGCCGCGCTCGTAGTCGTGCTCCTGAGAGCCGATCACGTCGGAGAGACAGCCGGCAAGCGAGCCGAGGCCGACCGCCCCGGTCGCGGCGAGGACCGCTCGTCGGTTCATGTCCGAGCGAAGACAGGCCTCGTATATCCGTCCTTCGTTGGTTCCGAGCGGCTCGCAACGATCACACGCCGGACAAGGAAAACGAAAACGAGCACGACTCGATCCGGCGCCGATCCGAGCGTGACTCTCGAGGCGGTGGGGAGCAAGCAGTCAGTTCTCGAACCGCGCCTGGACGAACGGCTGGATGTCGTCGATATCGGAGAGGCGAGAGTCCGAAAGCAGGACGGCTTCGGTCTCCTCGAGCGGCACCGAGAGGCTGATCTCCTTCGTGCGGCCGTAGCGGCCCTTCGAGACGACGACGGCGTTGACGATCCCGAGCATGTCGAGTTCGCTGATGAGGTCCGTCACCCGGCGCTGGGTGAGCACGTCGGCGTCGATCTCCTCGCAGAGGCGCTTGTAGATGTTGAACACCTCGCCGGTGTTGATGCTGTGGACGCCGTTTTTCTCGAGCAGGATGATCGCGAAGAGGACGAGTTTCGACTGCGTGGGGAGCGTGCGGACGACCTCGACGACCCGATCGAGTTCGATCTTGTCCTGAGCCTGCCGGACGTGCTCCTCGACGATCGTCTCGGCCTGGGAGCGCTCGGCGAGTTCGCCCGCGGTCCGCAGGAGATCGAGCGCGCGGCGCGCGTCGCCGTGTTCCTGGGCCGCGAACGCGGCACAGAGGGGGATCACGTCCTCGGAGAGTGCGCCGTCCTTGAACGCGACGTCCGAGCGGTGCTCCAAGATGTCCCGCAACTGGTTCGCGTCGTAGGGTGGAAAGACGATCTCCTCCTCACCCAGCGAGGACTTGACCCGGGGATCGAGGAAGTCGGTGAACTTCAGGTCGTTCGAGATGCCGATGATCGAGACCCGGGAGTTCTCGAGTTCGGAGTTCATCCGCGAGAGGTTATAGAGGGTGTCGTCGCCGCTTT includes these proteins:
- a CDS encoding TetR/AcrR family transcriptional regulator, with the protein product MSDTDLFAAATDDTHAQMMQATYEALRKHGYSELTIQRIGDEFPKSKSLIYQHYDSKDELLVAFLEYLLEQFEADLPIGDDFENAKEHLEMLIEYALPNEFGDDHLDFARAVEALRGQAPHDEAYQEQFAATDAFYRRLTADVIRVGIEQGVFRDVDPEQTAAFIVASVHGARNQRVTADTAAPVRAARRELEQYIRTRLVADDQ
- a CDS encoding HFX_2341 family transcriptional regulator domain-containing protein yields the protein MTGETELRSIVEVHIAPLGFEFDRIKAPVLEYGADILYLLADDDAAEASYHESLVEDLSSHGVTVHVRDTDFGDMYDVLGEITTIAADYEDDIVRVNVSSGPKLADIGAALACMATDASGYYVHPKSRAHPVDERPRTEGMAMAEQLPSYPLETPSTDQVRILNYIDGADTAVYTPKKSDLIDFAEEESLEFMTKSDPANEKAKFALLNNRIVEPLLEVGYIEVESVGRTKQVSLTETGENALRAFRHKL
- a CDS encoding ArsR/SmtB family transcription factor codes for the protein MSQRQQRRRESEHGLEIDAALALLGDDYAQEILAVLIEDPATAKELTERCPGSRVTIYRRLNRLEEAGLVETEIRIRSDGNHCERYRLAVDEITVSITEEGFEAELRPSSDGE
- a CDS encoding DNA-directed DNA polymerase II small subunit; this encodes MPLEGHARIVSELTSRGYNAEREAVTQLAAADDPDAVLEHLLDEIPDDALVVRSEHVEAAVNAVSSSTPSPTTESIDARGEPTPSVSTGTDAPVSGDSATHSPVETEGSEPIERTVDPDLRSLEIEGDMTGQSTGTGEYEDFVSVFRDRLERLGSKLRGRVNHRPATAIQDMPGGSEVAMVGLVNDIRSTASGHWLIELEDATGTFPWLVMKDRDYVDLVDELLCDEALAMEGTLADDSGIAFVDSMYFPDVPRTYEPSTADRHVQAALISDVHVGSEEFMADAWDRFADWLHTEQAQHVEYLLIGGDMVEGVGVYPDQDEELDIIDIYEQYEAFSEHLKKVPGDLEIVMIPGNHDAVRLAEPQPGFDEELREIMSAHDPEIVSNPSTVTVEGVSVLMYHGVSLDEVIAELPEEKASYDDPHKAMYQLLKKRHVAPQFGGHTRLAPEEKDYLVIDEVPDIFHTGHVHKLGFGKYHNVLAINSGCWQAQTDFQKSVNIDPDAGYAPIVDLDTLDVTVQKFS
- a CDS encoding S24/S26 family peptidase, with amino-acid sequence MSGPDPGSSDDERTDGGSGPRRGSSDQNGRSPDAPAAGGDESGADVTIEDDGIVRWFLRTDEETIVLARDVVSSVAIVAVIGLLLFAVSGIWPPLVAVESESMVPNMQKGDLIFITDSDRFVGDNPVEGTGVVTLERAQETGYEKFNRPGDVIIFKPDGSEYETPVIHRAHFWVEEGENWVDTKADEEITGGVTCEQVRTCPAPHDGFVTKGDNNDGYDQFGNSVSTVVKPEWVTGKATFRVPWLGHIRLAFDKLFSGTIAPSPTVWDAGLDPASPQLTSGPNGPTAVDGVSAGAGVGAGTGIAAGTAAAAIGRSRR